The Desmonostoc muscorum LEGE 12446 genome includes a region encoding these proteins:
- a CDS encoding histidine phosphatase family protein produces the protein MLKTLYIVRHCQAAGQEPNAPLTAEGYLQAIALSDLLFDFGIERFISSPFTRAYQSIAPLAERLGFSIEIDKRLAERVLCGIPLADWRQRLAQSFTNLDLCLDGGESSRDAMARGIAVVDEALQQKANTIAIVTHGNLMALILKHFDDRIGYPEWEKLSNPDVYRVQFLNSATHVERMIFF, from the coding sequence ATGTTGAAAACCCTGTACATTGTGCGACATTGCCAAGCAGCTGGACAGGAACCTAACGCGCCTCTGACAGCAGAAGGCTACCTGCAAGCGATCGCTCTTAGTGATTTGTTATTCGATTTTGGAATCGAGCGATTTATCTCCAGTCCATTCACTAGAGCATATCAGTCAATTGCTCCTCTGGCTGAACGTCTGGGCTTCTCAATCGAGATTGACAAGAGACTTGCTGAGCGCGTCTTGTGTGGAATACCGCTTGCTGATTGGCGCCAGCGATTGGCCCAGTCATTTACCAATCTTGATTTATGTCTGGATGGTGGTGAGTCAAGTCGTGATGCTATGGCGCGGGGAATAGCTGTTGTAGATGAAGCATTGCAGCAAAAAGCAAACACAATTGCGATCGTCACGCATGGTAATTTAATGGCGTTGATCCTAAAACATTTTGACGATCGCATTGGTTATCCTGAATGGGAAAAATTGAGCAATCCAGATGTGTATCGCGTACAGTTTCTCAACAGTGCAACACATGTAGAGCGAATGATATTTTTC